A window from Acidimicrobiia bacterium encodes these proteins:
- a CDS encoding nitronate monooxygenase — protein EQHPDELAPFPQQIFKAVQGGWMHLGADEHTTGIDPDRECYPAGQGVGAIHELVPAAELVRRFVAEADGVLDRLESLRARS, from the coding sequence GAGCAGCATCCCGACGAGCTCGCGCCGTTCCCGCAGCAGATCTTCAAGGCGGTGCAGGGCGGGTGGATGCATCTGGGCGCCGACGAGCACACCACTGGCATCGACCCCGATCGCGAGTGCTATCCGGCGGGGCAGGGTGTCGGCGCGATCCACGAGCTGGTACCGGCGGCGGAGCTCGTCCGCCGGTTCGTCGCCGAAGCCGACGGCGTCCTCGACCGGCTCGAGTCGTTGCGCGCGCGGAGCTGA
- a CDS encoding FAD-dependent oxidoreductase, producing the protein MTPRERLVVVGGDAGGMTAAAMARRRRPEDELEIVAFERTPHTSYSACGIPYYVAGLVDEADDLVARSPSEHRARGIDVRVGHDVVAIDSQRRTVDVVADGRTRTEPYDLLLVATGAVPVRPQLPGIEATGIHGLQTLDDGLALRREVDAGPPEHAVVVGGGYIGLEVAEALVMRGAHVTVVEAAEQPMTTLDADIGARVADAMRAVGIDVRLGVHVDGFEPGPDGRVRAVVAADSTIPADVVVLGLGVRPASALAREAGIDVGVTGGIVTDPTMRTSADGVWAAGDCVEVRHRVSGEPMAIALGTYANRQGRVAGVTMTGGSATFDGVLGTAVSKICSYEVARTGLREVDARRAGFDAVTATIESTTRASYFPGSQPITVKAIADRRTGRLLGGQIFGREGAAKRIDVMAVAIWSEMTAEELASSDLSYAPPFGPVWDPVAVAARKVADL; encoded by the coding sequence GTGACGCCGCGCGAACGGCTGGTGGTCGTCGGCGGCGACGCCGGCGGCATGACCGCGGCCGCGATGGCACGCCGCCGCCGACCGGAGGACGAGCTCGAGATCGTCGCGTTCGAGCGGACCCCGCACACGTCGTACTCGGCGTGCGGGATCCCGTACTACGTGGCCGGACTGGTGGACGAAGCGGACGACCTCGTCGCGCGATCTCCGAGCGAGCACCGCGCGCGAGGCATCGACGTGCGCGTCGGTCACGACGTGGTGGCGATCGACAGCCAACGGCGGACGGTCGACGTCGTCGCCGACGGGCGAACCCGTACCGAGCCGTACGACCTGCTGCTCGTCGCGACGGGCGCAGTACCGGTCCGTCCGCAGCTGCCCGGCATCGAGGCGACGGGGATCCACGGGCTGCAGACGCTCGACGACGGGCTCGCGCTGCGTCGCGAGGTCGATGCCGGTCCACCCGAGCACGCGGTCGTCGTCGGCGGCGGCTACATCGGGCTCGAGGTCGCCGAGGCACTCGTCATGCGCGGTGCGCACGTCACCGTCGTCGAAGCGGCCGAGCAGCCGATGACGACGCTCGACGCCGACATCGGCGCGCGCGTCGCGGACGCGATGCGCGCCGTCGGGATCGACGTGCGGCTCGGCGTGCACGTCGACGGGTTCGAGCCCGGTCCCGACGGGCGTGTCCGCGCGGTCGTCGCGGCCGACTCCACCATCCCCGCCGACGTCGTCGTCCTCGGTCTGGGCGTGCGGCCGGCGAGCGCGCTCGCCCGCGAGGCGGGGATCGACGTCGGGGTGACGGGCGGCATCGTCACCGACCCGACGATGCGCACGTCGGCCGACGGCGTGTGGGCGGCGGGCGACTGCGTGGAGGTCCGTCACCGCGTCTCCGGCGAGCCGATGGCGATCGCGCTCGGCACGTACGCGAACCGGCAGGGCCGGGTCGCCGGCGTCACGATGACCGGCGGGAGCGCGACGTTCGACGGCGTCCTGGGCACCGCAGTGTCGAAGATCTGCTCCTACGAGGTCGCGCGCACGGGCTTGCGCGAGGTGGATGCGCGCCGGGCGGGGTTCGACGCGGTGACGGCGACGATCGAGTCGACGACGCGCGCGTCGTACTTCCCGGGATCGCAGCCGATCACGGTGAAGGCGATCGCCGACCGGAGGACGGGTCGGCTGCTCGGCGGCCAGATCTTCGGGCGTGAGGGCGCGGCGAAGCGCATCGACGTGATGGCGGTCGCGATCTGGAGTGAGATGACGGCCGAAGAGCTCGCGTCGAGCGACCTGTCGTACGCGCCCCCGTTCGGTCCCGTCTGGGATCCCGTCGCGGTCGCGGCGCGGAAGGTCGCGGACCTCTAG